Proteins found in one Arthrobacter sp. U41 genomic segment:
- the uvrC gene encoding excinuclease ABC subunit UvrC: MADPASYRPQTGEIPTNPGVYRFRDPHGRVIYVGKAKNLRSRLNSYFANPSGLLPKTYAMVHTASSVEWTVVGSELESLQLEYTWIKEFKPRFNVMFRDDKSYPYLAVSMGEKYPRVQVLRGERRKGTRYFGPYTAGAIRDTMDTLLRVFPVRSCSAGVLKRAEASRRPCLLGYIDKCAAPCVGRISAEDHRALAEDFCTFMGGEAKPFVTRLEKDMAAAVAELDYERAARIRDDIVALKKVFERNAVVLAEGTDADVFALHEDELEAAVQVFHVRGGRIRGQRGWVVEKVEDATTPDLVEHLLQQVYGEEAGLQGRLPREVLVPTEPSNAAELAQWLGGLRGARVDIRVPQRGDKAALLSTVRDNAEHALKLHKSRRAGDLTLRSQALQELQEALELPIALMRIECFDISHVQGTNVVGSMVVVEDGLPKKSDYRKFSVTGAAATDDTAAMHDVLTRRFRNYLQEKAVQADAARQPGHQAMLNAVADAAVGPSSSVAVADTTTPAPRTKFAYPPNLVVVDGGKPQVNAAARALAELGIDDVYVVGLAKRLEEVWLPDSDFPVILPRASAGLYLLQRIRDEAHRFAISFHRQKRGKAMTVSALDGVPGLGESKRKALLAQFGSVKSIRTASVEELTGAKGIGPSLAAAIVRHFADGDAATVPAINMTTGEILET; encoded by the coding sequence GTGGCAGATCCAGCGAGTTACCGACCCCAGACGGGTGAGATTCCGACCAATCCGGGCGTGTACCGCTTCCGCGACCCGCACGGCCGGGTCATCTATGTCGGCAAGGCCAAGAACCTCCGGTCGCGGCTGAACTCGTACTTCGCCAATCCCTCGGGACTGCTCCCCAAAACGTATGCCATGGTCCATACGGCCAGCAGTGTGGAGTGGACCGTCGTCGGAAGCGAACTCGAGTCGCTGCAGCTCGAATACACTTGGATCAAGGAATTCAAGCCCCGGTTCAATGTGATGTTCCGGGATGACAAAAGTTACCCGTACCTCGCCGTCTCAATGGGGGAGAAGTACCCCCGAGTCCAGGTCCTGCGGGGAGAGCGCCGCAAGGGCACCCGCTACTTTGGCCCCTACACGGCCGGGGCCATCCGGGACACCATGGACACCCTGCTGCGCGTTTTCCCCGTCCGCAGCTGCAGCGCCGGCGTCCTGAAACGGGCCGAAGCGAGCCGCAGGCCCTGCCTGCTCGGCTACATCGACAAATGCGCGGCGCCCTGCGTCGGCCGCATCTCGGCCGAGGACCACCGGGCCCTGGCCGAGGACTTCTGCACCTTCATGGGTGGCGAGGCCAAACCGTTCGTCACGCGGCTGGAAAAGGACATGGCCGCCGCCGTGGCGGAACTGGACTACGAGCGCGCAGCGCGGATCCGTGATGACATCGTCGCGCTCAAAAAAGTCTTCGAACGCAACGCTGTTGTCCTGGCCGAGGGCACCGACGCCGACGTTTTCGCCCTGCACGAGGATGAACTCGAAGCCGCCGTGCAGGTCTTTCACGTCCGCGGCGGCCGGATCCGCGGCCAGCGCGGCTGGGTCGTCGAAAAAGTCGAAGACGCCACCACCCCGGACCTCGTTGAGCACCTGCTCCAGCAGGTCTACGGCGAGGAAGCCGGCCTGCAGGGCAGGCTGCCCCGCGAGGTCCTGGTGCCGACCGAGCCCAGCAACGCCGCGGAGCTGGCCCAATGGCTCGGCGGCCTGCGCGGGGCCAGGGTGGACATCCGCGTGCCCCAACGCGGCGACAAGGCCGCACTGCTCTCCACCGTCCGGGACAACGCCGAGCACGCCCTCAAGCTCCACAAATCCCGGCGCGCCGGCGACCTGACCCTGCGCTCCCAGGCGCTGCAGGAACTGCAGGAAGCCCTCGAGCTGCCCATCGCGCTGATGCGGATCGAATGCTTCGACATCTCGCACGTCCAGGGCACCAACGTCGTCGGTTCCATGGTCGTGGTCGAGGACGGCCTGCCGAAAAAGTCGGACTACCGGAAGTTCTCCGTCACCGGCGCCGCCGCAACGGACGACACGGCAGCCATGCATGACGTGCTGACACGGCGTTTCCGGAACTACCTGCAGGAGAAGGCGGTCCAGGCCGACGCCGCCCGGCAGCCGGGCCATCAGGCCATGCTCAACGCCGTGGCCGACGCCGCCGTCGGCCCTTCTTCCTCCGTCGCTGTCGCCGATACCACGACCCCGGCTCCGCGGACCAAGTTCGCCTACCCGCCCAACCTCGTGGTGGTTGATGGGGGCAAGCCCCAGGTCAACGCGGCCGCACGGGCCCTCGCCGAACTGGGGATCGACGATGTCTACGTCGTCGGGCTCGCCAAACGGCTCGAGGAGGTCTGGCTGCCGGACAGCGACTTCCCGGTGATCCTGCCGCGCGCCTCGGCCGGGCTGTACCTGCTGCAGCGCATCCGTGATGAGGCGCACCGCTTCGCGATCTCCTTCCACCGGCAGAAGCGCGGCAAGGCAATGACCGTCTCAGCGCTCGACGGCGTGCCCGGCCTCGGCGAATCCAAGCGCAAGGCCCTGCTGGCCCAGTTCGGCTCGGTCAAGAGCATCCGGACGGCCAGCGTCGAGGAGCTCACCGGCGCCAAGGGGATCGGCCCGTCCCTGGCTGCGGCGATCGTCCGGCACTTCGCCGACGGGGACGCGGCCACTGTCCCCGCCATCAACATGACCACCGGCGAAATCCTGGAGACTTAG
- a CDS encoding HAD hydrolase-like protein, producing MTQTTVPVIFDLDGTLVDPAGGIADGIAAALTELGLGIPGKARMDAMIGPKLSHSLTDIAGVPAEQLGAAIRIYRAHYLATGIAQSRLYPGIRALLESFVAAGRPIAVATQKPEGIARTVLEHHGIAALFHTIRGSAADEAAAAGAPSGKAEIVAAALADLATRHGLDTQHAVMVGDRAQDVAGAAANGLDCIGVGWGFAPHGELDAAGSVEIVHSSTALHEAVARRDTLRAAAVATTVNPDFKTDAQDEVHTDGNV from the coding sequence GTGACCCAAACAACAGTGCCCGTGATCTTCGACCTGGACGGCACTCTTGTCGATCCGGCCGGGGGGATAGCGGACGGAATCGCAGCGGCCCTCACGGAGCTCGGACTCGGCATTCCCGGCAAGGCCCGGATGGACGCCATGATCGGCCCGAAGCTCAGCCATTCCCTCACGGACATCGCCGGGGTCCCGGCCGAACAACTCGGTGCCGCCATCCGGATCTACCGCGCGCATTACCTCGCCACGGGCATCGCCCAAAGCCGGCTGTACCCGGGGATCCGTGCCCTGCTGGAATCTTTCGTCGCGGCCGGCCGGCCCATCGCAGTCGCCACCCAGAAGCCCGAGGGCATCGCCCGGACCGTCCTGGAGCACCACGGCATAGCTGCCCTGTTCCACACCATCCGCGGCTCGGCGGCGGACGAGGCCGCAGCAGCGGGCGCGCCGTCCGGGAAGGCGGAGATCGTCGCCGCGGCCCTCGCCGACCTTGCCACCCGACACGGCCTGGACACGCAACATGCCGTAATGGTGGGGGACCGCGCGCAGGACGTAGCCGGAGCGGCTGCCAACGGACTGGACTGCATCGGCGTAGGCTGGGGCTTTGCTCCGCACGGTGAACTGGACGCGGCAGGTTCCGTGGAGATTGTGCACAGCAGCACAGCCCTGCATGAGGCCGTCGCCCGCCGGGATACGCTGCGCGCCGCCGCCGTTGCCACCACAGTGAATCCTGACTTTAAGACCGATGCCCAAGACGAGGTGCACACCGATGGCAATGTTTGA
- a CDS encoding lysophospholipid acyltransferase family protein, with amino-acid sequence MAMFDAIRWTTRGLVTSTCRPTVIGLENVPKEGPFIVAPNHLSFLDSVIVQALMPRPVAFFAKAEYFTTGGIKGKAMKSFFEAVGSIPVERGEQAASVQALKTLLEILDSGKGVGIYPEGTRSRDGILYRGRTGVGWLALTTGAPVIPVGLIGTENLQPADSKSVKPQHFTMKVGKPLYFEKTGPDHSLPARRQATDRIMDAIAELSGQERSTSYNQSKTIE; translated from the coding sequence ATGGCAATGTTTGACGCAATCCGCTGGACCACGCGGGGCCTGGTTACTTCGACCTGCCGGCCCACGGTCATCGGACTCGAAAACGTGCCCAAGGAGGGCCCGTTCATTGTGGCCCCCAACCACCTCTCATTCCTGGACAGCGTGATCGTCCAGGCACTCATGCCCCGACCCGTGGCATTCTTCGCCAAAGCGGAATATTTCACCACCGGCGGCATCAAGGGCAAGGCGATGAAGTCCTTCTTCGAGGCGGTCGGCTCCATCCCCGTGGAACGCGGCGAACAGGCCGCCAGCGTCCAGGCGCTCAAAACCCTGCTGGAAATCCTCGACTCCGGCAAGGGCGTCGGCATCTACCCGGAAGGGACCCGGTCCCGCGACGGCATCCTCTACCGCGGCCGCACCGGCGTAGGCTGGCTTGCCCTCACCACTGGCGCCCCCGTCATCCCGGTCGGACTGATCGGCACGGAGAACCTGCAGCCCGCGGACAGCAAGTCGGTCAAACCTCAACACTTCACCATGAAGGTCGGCAAACCGCTGTACTTCGAAAAGACCGGACCGGACCACTCCCTGCCCGCCCGCCGCCAGGCCACCGACCGCATCATGGACGCGATCGCCGAACTCAGCGGCCAGGAACGCTCCACTAGTTACAACCAGAGCAAGACCATCGAATAG
- a CDS encoding GntR family transcriptional regulator — protein MTPTETSAPPFPGPWRPNPASSVPLFEQLRLNIIERADNGTLAPGTKLPAVRSLAGELGVAPHTVARAYKELEAAGVVVTRGRNGTVVCARDEAWSSLSAAAAEFAAAAKAQGASFAESVQLLAAAYDRE, from the coding sequence GTGACCCCCACCGAAACATCAGCCCCGCCGTTTCCCGGTCCCTGGCGGCCCAATCCGGCCAGTTCCGTCCCCCTCTTTGAACAGCTGCGCCTCAACATCATCGAACGGGCCGACAACGGGACCCTGGCGCCCGGGACCAAACTTCCTGCCGTCCGGAGCCTCGCCGGTGAACTGGGCGTCGCGCCGCATACGGTGGCCCGCGCCTACAAGGAACTGGAGGCCGCCGGCGTCGTGGTGACCCGGGGCCGGAACGGGACCGTGGTGTGCGCCCGGGACGAGGCCTGGAGCTCCCTCTCCGCCGCCGCCGCCGAGTTCGCCGCCGCCGCAAAGGCCCAAGGCGCCAGCTTCGCCGAGTCCGTGCAGCTGCTCGCCGCCGCGTACGACCGCGAGTAG
- a CDS encoding HNH endonuclease signature motif containing protein, producing MEGTDWCAEGSAALAAVAAWTAALDSVAAAGADADPAGLSGAVQTGPSGAGTAPSDSGHDGPSGADPLWEDPLRDLADGCLDGLAVMARWEAQAAALKVRLAAAYLQATDALAPPAVALHDNMGQEMAVTAEVACALTVSEQTAGAFLGDCLALTKTLPLTLAALTAGTISWAHARIMVDETTSLDPAGAAALEAHFLDPAAPNPARGCPAGELVPGRFRAKARTWRERHHRESIEQRHARCAADRRVEFRPDSDGMAWFSAYLPADTAAGIWERTTAAARALQGPEEERTLTQLRADIAATWLLTTGTTGTTGTAGAGGEGAGGGVPSPRAQVLITVPVLSLLGAGEEPAMLDGYGPIPPSMARRLVTDGAGSFHRVLVDPRDGAPLEIGRTSYRLTKAQRHWLMLRDGRCPFPGCNNHSLDNEADHLLAWADGGTTGITNLGQPCRKHHKLKHSSAWTPAGASKTAPPGWTSPTGRHYPSEQQDWEPPHWPDGILNSGTESDTGTATGTDLGACMGMDPDTSMDTCMDAGPPTGMDTGMDMDPRTVVDPDLDFDTGLPPDPGPDPEQEQELPEDPFPDCDQLVA from the coding sequence ATGGAAGGCACGGACTGGTGTGCGGAGGGCAGTGCGGCGCTGGCGGCTGTTGCGGCGTGGACTGCGGCGCTGGATTCCGTCGCCGCGGCCGGCGCTGACGCTGATCCGGCTGGTCTGTCGGGTGCTGTTCAGACGGGTCCGTCGGGTGCTGGCACTGCTCCGTCCGACTCTGGTCACGATGGTCCATCCGGCGCTGATCCGCTGTGGGAGGATCCGTTGCGGGATCTGGCGGATGGTTGCCTGGATGGCCTGGCCGTCATGGCGCGGTGGGAGGCGCAGGCCGCTGCGTTGAAGGTGCGGCTGGCCGCGGCCTATCTGCAGGCTACCGACGCTTTGGCGCCGCCGGCGGTGGCGCTGCACGACAACATGGGCCAGGAGATGGCGGTGACGGCGGAGGTCGCGTGTGCCCTGACCGTGAGCGAGCAGACCGCCGGGGCGTTCCTGGGCGACTGCCTGGCCCTGACGAAGACGTTGCCGCTGACCCTCGCCGCGCTGACGGCGGGCACGATTTCCTGGGCGCACGCCCGGATCATGGTGGACGAAACCACCAGCCTGGACCCGGCCGGGGCGGCGGCGTTGGAGGCGCACTTCCTGGACCCGGCCGCCCCGAACCCGGCCCGGGGGTGCCCGGCCGGGGAACTGGTCCCGGGCAGGTTCCGGGCCAAGGCCCGCACCTGGCGTGAACGCCACCACCGGGAGAGCATCGAACAGCGCCATGCCAGGTGCGCCGCGGACCGGCGGGTCGAGTTCCGCCCGGACAGTGACGGGATGGCCTGGTTCTCCGCCTACCTGCCGGCCGATACCGCCGCGGGGATCTGGGAACGGACCACCGCGGCCGCCCGTGCCCTGCAGGGCCCGGAGGAGGAACGCACCCTCACCCAGCTGCGGGCCGACATCGCCGCCACCTGGCTCCTCACCACAGGCACCACCGGCACCACCGGCACCGCAGGCGCTGGTGGGGAGGGTGCGGGCGGGGGTGTGCCGTCGCCGCGGGCGCAGGTCCTGATCACCGTCCCGGTCCTGTCCCTGCTCGGCGCCGGGGAGGAACCGGCGATGCTGGACGGGTACGGGCCGATCCCGCCCTCGATGGCCCGCCGCCTGGTCACCGACGGCGCCGGGTCCTTCCACCGGGTCCTGGTGGATCCGCGGGACGGGGCGCCGCTGGAAATCGGCCGGACCAGCTACCGCCTCACCAAAGCCCAGAGGCACTGGCTGATGCTCCGTGACGGGAGATGCCCGTTCCCGGGGTGCAACAACCACTCCCTGGACAACGAAGCGGACCACCTCCTGGCCTGGGCCGACGGAGGCACCACCGGGATCACCAACCTCGGGCAGCCCTGCCGCAAACACCACAAGCTCAAACACAGCTCAGCCTGGACACCGGCCGGGGCCAGCAAAACCGCCCCGCCCGGCTGGACCTCCCCGACCGGACGGCACTACCCCAGCGAACAGCAGGACTGGGAACCACCCCACTGGCCGGACGGCATCCTGAATTCGGGAACAGAGTCAGACACAGGCACGGCCACAGGCACGGACTTGGGCGCATGCATGGGCATGGACCCGGACACGAGCATGGACACATGTATGGACGCGGGTCCGCCTACGGGCATGGACACAGGTATGGACATGGATCCGCGTACGGTCGTGGACCCGGACTTGGACTTCGATACGGGCCTGCCCCCGGACCCCGGCCCGGATCCAGAACAGGAACAGGAACTGCCCGAAGACCCATTCCCGGACTGTGACCAATTAGTTGCGTAG
- a CDS encoding ABC transporter ATP-binding protein, whose translation MAGVLAATCAFVMLNVAAPKVLGDATDVVVEGVIGGSFNQEKLAALLAAVAVMYLGASVFSWIQGALTAVAVQRLSYGLRASVEEKLHVLPSSHFDEQHRGDVLSRATNDVDNIAQALNQLLNQLILSLLMLSGALAMMLWLSPVLAVIALVTVPVSTLITVLVARKSQAHFTEQWGSTGELNAQLEEFFTGHEVLKAFGRQEAAAASFKDGNDKLCRASASAQYVSGFVQPLMVFVSNLNYTAVAVVGALQVLAGAMTIGGLQAFIQFSRLFSQPMGQIGGMLTLIQSCLVSAGRVFELLDAPEIPPEPARVPAAVPAGPAATVAGPATAPAAWKSSAIPSDAAGRVTFEHVTFGYKPGSPVVQDLSFAVEPGQTVAIVGQTGAGKTTVVNLLMRFYELDSGRITVDGADITALTRDELRANFGTVLQDTWLFTGSIRDNIEYGRPGAGDAEIAAAAQASHVDQFVRALPGGYATMLGNDGDSLSRGQRQLISIARAQLAARNILVLDEATSSVDSRTEVQIRQAMQRLREGRTSFVIAHRLSTVRDADLILVMDQGRIVEQGTHRQLMGRGGLYLKLYEAQFARREQAKRAQEPGQ comes from the coding sequence ATGGCCGGCGTCCTCGCCGCCACGTGCGCCTTCGTGATGCTCAACGTGGCGGCGCCGAAAGTCCTCGGCGACGCCACCGACGTCGTGGTTGAGGGTGTGATCGGGGGATCTTTCAACCAGGAAAAACTGGCAGCGCTGCTGGCCGCTGTTGCCGTCATGTACCTGGGGGCCTCCGTCTTCAGCTGGATCCAGGGTGCCCTGACAGCCGTTGCCGTGCAGCGCCTGAGCTACGGGCTGCGGGCCTCGGTGGAGGAGAAGCTGCACGTCCTGCCGTCCAGCCATTTTGACGAGCAGCACCGCGGGGATGTGCTGAGCAGGGCCACCAACGACGTCGATAACATCGCCCAGGCGCTCAACCAGCTGCTCAACCAGCTGATCCTGTCCCTGCTCATGCTCTCCGGAGCGCTGGCCATGATGCTGTGGCTCTCCCCGGTCCTGGCCGTGATCGCACTGGTTACCGTCCCGGTGTCCACGCTCATCACCGTCCTGGTGGCCCGGAAATCCCAGGCCCACTTCACCGAGCAGTGGGGGAGCACGGGCGAGCTGAACGCGCAGCTGGAGGAGTTCTTCACCGGCCACGAAGTCCTCAAGGCGTTCGGCCGGCAGGAAGCGGCCGCAGCCAGTTTCAAGGACGGCAACGACAAACTGTGCCGGGCCAGTGCCAGCGCACAGTACGTGTCCGGCTTTGTGCAGCCGCTGATGGTTTTTGTGTCCAATCTCAACTACACCGCCGTTGCCGTCGTCGGCGCGCTCCAGGTCCTGGCAGGCGCCATGACCATCGGCGGTCTCCAAGCCTTCATCCAGTTCAGCCGGCTCTTCAGCCAGCCAATGGGGCAGATCGGCGGCATGCTGACCCTCATACAGTCCTGCCTCGTCTCGGCCGGGCGGGTCTTCGAGCTCCTGGACGCGCCGGAGATCCCGCCGGAGCCTGCCCGGGTTCCGGCCGCGGTCCCCGCCGGTCCCGCCGCGACCGTTGCGGGACCGGCCACGGCACCTGCCGCGTGGAAATCCAGTGCCATACCGTCGGACGCCGCCGGCCGGGTCACCTTTGAGCACGTCACCTTCGGCTACAAGCCGGGCTCGCCCGTGGTCCAGGACCTTTCCTTCGCCGTGGAACCCGGGCAGACCGTGGCGATCGTGGGGCAGACCGGTGCCGGCAAAACCACCGTGGTGAACCTCCTGATGCGCTTCTACGAACTGGACTCCGGCCGGATCACAGTCGACGGCGCCGACATCACGGCGCTGACGCGGGATGAACTGCGGGCCAATTTCGGCACGGTGCTGCAGGACACCTGGCTGTTCACCGGCAGCATCCGGGACAACATCGAGTACGGCCGCCCCGGAGCCGGCGACGCCGAGATCGCCGCCGCGGCGCAGGCCAGCCACGTCGACCAGTTCGTCCGGGCCCTGCCCGGGGGCTACGCCACGATGCTCGGCAACGACGGTGATTCGCTGAGCCGCGGCCAGCGCCAGCTCATCTCGATCGCCAGAGCTCAACTGGCCGCACGCAACATCCTGGTCCTCGACGAGGCCACCAGCTCGGTGGACAGCCGCACCGAAGTGCAGATCCGGCAGGCCATGCAGCGGCTTCGCGAGGGACGCACCAGCTTCGTCATTGCCCACCGCTTGTCCACCGTCCGGGACGCTGATCTAATTCTGGTCATGGATCAAGGACGGATCGTTGAACAGGGGACCCACCGGCAACTGATGGGCAGGGGCGGCCTGTACCTGAAACTGTACGAGGCGCAGTTCGCCCGCCGCGAACAAGCCAAGCGAGCCCAGGAGCCCGGACAGTGA
- the uvrA gene encoding excinuclease ABC subunit UvrA: MPKAVAEDPAVDSQTSIPMGSVPTGPAKPGRGDDSSPAVKRPDMSRLVVKGAREHNLRNVDLDLPRDSIIVFTGLSGSGKSSLAFDTIFAEGQRRYVESLSAYARQFLGQVDKPDVDFIEGLSPAVSIDQKSTSKNPRSTVGTITEIYDYLRLLWARVGRPHCPICGEPVAKQTPQQIVDQLLELPEGTRFQVLAPVVRGRKGEFVELFKELTAKGYSRARVDDKLIQLSDPPKLGKQFKHTIEVVVDRLVVKEGIRQRLTDSVETALGLAEGRILAEFVDLEAEDPERIRAFSEHLACPNEHPLAIDEIEPRSFSFNNPFGACSACSGIGTKLEVDEELIIPNGELSLSEGAIAPWSLGTATTEYWNRLLGGLAEELGFSMKTPWDKLSEDTRQTVLHGKDHKVVVQYRNRFGRERKYSTGFEGVIQYVHRKHLETDSDSARDRYEEYMRQIPCPACNGARLNPASLSVLINGKSIADVAGLPMRECAHFLDNLVLTGREAQIANQVLKEIQARLTFLLDVGLDYLNLERPSGTLSGGEAQRIRLATQIGSGLVGVLYVLDEPSIGLHQRDNRRLIATLTRLRDLGNTLIVVEHDEDTIQEADWVVDIGPGAGEHGGKVVHSGSYQDLLKNTESLTGDYLSGRKQIEIPKKRRKYDKKRELKVVGARENNLLNVDATFPLGLFTAVTGVSGSGKSTLVNEILYKVLANKLNGAKQVAGRHKSIQGLEHLDKVVHVDQSPIGRTPRSNPATYTGVFDNIRKLFADTTEAKVRGYLPGRFSFNVKGGRCEACSGDGTLKIEMNFLPDVYVPCEVCHGARYNRETLEVHYKGKTIADVLNMPIEEGAEFFAAFSPIARHLVTLVDVGLGYVRLGQPATTLSGGEAQRVKLAAELQKRSAGRSIYVLDEPTTGLHFEDIRKLLLVLQGLVDKGNTVITIEHNLDVIKSADWIVDLGPDGGSGGGRIVASGTPEQVAKSTESHTAAFLADILA, encoded by the coding sequence GTGCCTAAAGCCGTAGCTGAAGATCCAGCCGTTGATTCCCAGACCTCCATTCCGATGGGCTCAGTTCCGACCGGTCCGGCAAAACCGGGCCGCGGGGACGACTCCAGCCCCGCGGTGAAACGTCCGGACATGTCCCGGCTCGTCGTCAAGGGAGCGCGCGAACACAACCTGCGCAACGTGGACCTGGACCTGCCCCGCGACTCCATCATCGTCTTCACCGGACTCTCCGGCTCGGGTAAGTCCTCCCTGGCGTTCGACACGATCTTTGCCGAGGGGCAGCGCCGCTACGTCGAATCGCTGTCCGCCTACGCGCGGCAATTCCTGGGCCAGGTGGACAAACCGGACGTCGACTTCATCGAGGGGCTCTCGCCCGCGGTGTCCATCGACCAGAAGTCCACCAGCAAGAACCCGCGCTCCACCGTGGGCACCATCACCGAGATCTACGACTACCTGCGCCTTTTGTGGGCGCGCGTTGGACGCCCGCACTGCCCCATCTGCGGGGAGCCCGTGGCGAAGCAGACGCCGCAGCAGATCGTCGACCAGCTGCTGGAGCTGCCCGAGGGCACCCGATTCCAGGTCCTGGCCCCCGTGGTCCGCGGCCGCAAAGGCGAATTCGTCGAGCTGTTCAAGGAACTCACCGCCAAGGGCTACTCGCGGGCGCGGGTCGATGACAAGCTGATACAGCTGAGCGATCCGCCCAAGCTGGGCAAACAGTTCAAGCACACCATCGAAGTGGTCGTGGACCGACTCGTGGTCAAGGAGGGCATCCGCCAGCGGCTCACCGATTCGGTGGAGACCGCCCTGGGCCTGGCCGAAGGGCGGATTCTCGCCGAATTCGTCGACCTTGAGGCTGAGGACCCGGAACGGATCAGGGCGTTCTCCGAACACCTCGCCTGCCCGAACGAGCACCCGCTCGCGATCGACGAGATCGAACCGCGCTCCTTCTCCTTCAACAATCCCTTCGGCGCCTGCTCCGCCTGCAGCGGCATCGGCACGAAGCTGGAGGTCGATGAGGAACTCATCATTCCGAACGGGGAACTGTCCCTCTCGGAAGGAGCGATCGCACCCTGGTCCCTCGGCACCGCGACGACGGAGTACTGGAACCGCCTGCTCGGCGGACTCGCCGAGGAACTCGGCTTCTCGATGAAGACACCCTGGGACAAGCTCTCCGAGGACACCCGCCAGACCGTGCTGCACGGCAAGGACCACAAGGTCGTGGTGCAGTACCGCAACCGCTTCGGCCGGGAACGCAAGTACAGCACAGGCTTCGAAGGCGTCATCCAGTACGTCCACCGCAAACACCTTGAAACGGACTCGGACTCCGCCCGGGACCGCTACGAGGAGTACATGCGGCAGATCCCGTGCCCCGCCTGCAACGGCGCGCGCCTGAACCCGGCCTCGCTCTCGGTACTGATAAACGGAAAGTCCATCGCGGACGTCGCCGGCCTGCCGATGCGCGAATGCGCCCACTTCCTGGACAACCTCGTACTCACCGGGCGCGAGGCCCAGATCGCCAACCAGGTCCTCAAGGAGATCCAGGCCCGACTGACCTTCCTGCTCGACGTCGGGCTGGATTACCTCAACCTGGAACGTCCCTCCGGCACCCTGTCCGGCGGTGAGGCCCAGCGCATCCGGCTGGCCACCCAGATCGGCTCCGGCCTGGTAGGCGTGCTTTACGTCCTGGACGAGCCGTCCATCGGTCTGCACCAGCGCGATAACCGCCGCCTGATCGCGACCCTCACCCGGCTGCGGGACCTCGGCAACACCCTGATCGTGGTCGAACACGACGAGGACACCATCCAGGAAGCCGACTGGGTAGTTGACATCGGACCCGGCGCCGGCGAACACGGCGGCAAGGTGGTGCACTCGGGTTCCTACCAGGACCTGCTCAAGAACACCGAATCGCTCACCGGCGACTACCTCTCCGGCCGGAAACAGATCGAGATCCCCAAGAAGCGGCGCAAATACGACAAGAAGCGCGAACTCAAGGTTGTCGGCGCCCGGGAGAACAATCTCCTGAACGTGGATGCCACCTTCCCGCTGGGCCTGTTCACCGCGGTGACCGGCGTCAGCGGCTCCGGGAAGTCCACCCTGGTCAACGAAATCCTCTACAAGGTGCTGGCCAACAAGCTCAACGGCGCCAAACAAGTGGCGGGGCGGCACAAATCCATCCAGGGACTGGAGCACCTCGACAAGGTGGTCCACGTCGACCAGAGCCCCATCGGCCGGACCCCGCGGTCCAACCCGGCGACCTACACGGGCGTCTTCGACAACATCCGCAAGCTGTTCGCCGACACCACCGAGGCGAAGGTCCGCGGCTACCTCCCGGGCCGGTTCTCGTTCAACGTCAAGGGCGGCCGCTGCGAGGCCTGCTCGGGTGACGGCACGCTAAAGATCGAAATGAACTTCCTGCCGGACGTCTACGTGCCCTGCGAGGTGTGCCACGGCGCCCGGTACAACCGCGAAACCCTGGAAGTCCACTACAAGGGCAAGACGATCGCCGATGTGCTGAACATGCCGATCGAGGAAGGCGCCGAGTTCTTCGCCGCGTTCTCGCCGATCGCCCGGCACCTCGTGACCCTCGTCGACGTCGGTCTCGGCTACGTCCGGCTGGGCCAGCCGGCCACGACCCTTTCCGGCGGCGAGGCGCAGCGGGTGAAGCTCGCTGCGGAGCTGCAGAAACGCTCCGCCGGCCGCAGCATCTACGTGCTGGACGAGCCCACCACCGGCCTGCACTTCGAGGACATCCGGAAGCTGCTGTTGGTGCTCCAGGGCCTCGTGGACAAGGGCAACACGGTCATCACGATCGAGCACAACCTCGACGTCATCAAGAGCGCGGACTGGATCGTGGACCTGGGCCCCGATGGCGGCTCGGGCGGTGGCCGCATTGTCGCCTCGGGAACGCCGGAACAGGTGGCCAAATCGACGGAAAGCCACACGGCAGCCTTCCTGGCCGATATCCTGGCCTGA